DNA sequence from the Candidatus Zixiibacteriota bacterium genome:
GGTCACGACATCCTCGTAAAAATCGGCTCAGCAGCGGTGTCTATTTCAGCAATATCATCTTACGCGACACGGACTTGTCGCCGGCGGTCACACGATACAGATAGACACCGGAAGGCAATTGACCCGCCTGGGAATTCTCGGACGACCA
Encoded proteins:
- a CDS encoding T9SS type A sorting domain-containing protein, which gives rise to WSSENSQAGQLPSGVYLYRVTAGDKSVSRKMILLK